CTAAACATCTTTCCAACATCTGGGCAAACTATAGCTTACAGCAAGGAAAACTAAAAGGACTAGGATTTGGTATCGGCATGAATTATGCAAGTGAAAATGTAATTACCAATAGTGTTGCAACTGGCACATTTACCCTTCCGTCTTACACACTCCTGAACGCGAGTCTATCTTATGGATTTAAACATTTTGAATTCGCCTTCAAAGCAAACAATTTAGGAAATCAAACTTATTTCAAAGGATGGACAACGGTAAACCCGCAAATGCCTAGAAATATACTTGGAAGTGTTGCCTATCAATTTTAAAAATATTTTTCTATAAAAAAGCGTTTCGACAATGGTGGAAACGCTTTTTTTAACGTGAACTACAATTTATGCGAGCTCAATCAAAAATTCCTCTTTTGGAAGTCTAAATTTTTTCAGCTTCAACAACCAATCTTGTTCTTCCATCCGATAACCCAACGGAAGCATAACAGCACTCTTCAATCCTAGCTTATCTAAACCAAGTAATTCATCCAATTCGGCATTTGAAAAACCCTCCATAGGCGTTGCATCAACGCCTAGTTCTGCTGCCTGTGCAATTGCCAAACCAAAAGCAATATAAGCTTGCTTCGCCGCATGTGCCGCTTGTTGTTCTTCTGTAAAACTTGCTAATTGGCCTTTCAGCCTATTTTTATACTCGTCAGTGGTGTCTAAAGGTAAACCTCTCAAGGTATTCATCTTGTCGAAGGTTTTATCAATGCGTTCGTCGGTGTATCTATCCCATCCTGCAAACACCAATAGATGTGAACTATCAGCCACTATTTGTTGCCCCCAAGCCACAGGCACAATTTTTTCTTTTAATTCCTGATTCGTAATCACAATTACACGGAACTGTTGAAGTCCAGAAGAGCTAGGTGCCATCCGTGCTGCCTCCAAAATCTTATCCAAGTCTTCCTGAGCGACCTTTTTTGTGGGGTCGTATTTTTTTGTGGCATAACGCCATTCTAGGGTATCCAATAAAGCCATTTTGTTCTAGTTTAAATGATCAATAGCAACTTTATAAAGTTATGTAAAGATACATAAAAAAATAAATGTCTAAACATCAAAATCAAGAACTAAGGCAATAAAATTAGGACAAAAACAGATTGTTATTTAGCACTTGCTACTAAACTTTTAAGGCTAAAATACTGTACATTTACTTCTAATCGCAAACAAATGCCTATTTTATTCAATTTTATTAGGACCTTTGTATTAGTTTGCATCGGGTATAACAAAATGACCTTGAACCATTTGTTCTCGGTGGTAATACCTTAACAAAATAGAAAACAGGGCTTACGTGCTCCACAATAAAAACATCAGCAATGTCTATAACGAATGAAACTGAGCTAACAGGCATACAAAAAGCGAGCGATGCTGTTGCCATCACCTTAAAAGCTATGATAGAACATGCTCAAGTGGGCATGTCCACGAAGGAGCTTGACGAATATGGAGCCGAAATATTAAAAAGCATGGGTGCAAAATCTGCTCCCGCTCTCACTTATGGTTTCCCAGGTTACACGTGTATCAGTATAAACAACGAATTTTGCCACGGAATACCTACGGCGGAAAGGATATTGCAAGAAGGCGATTTGATCAATATCGATGTATCTGCCGAATTAGATGGATATTGGGCTGATAATGGTTGTTCCTTTGTTATAGGAAAGGACATCTTTGAACACGAAAAATTGGTCAATGCATCGAAAGAAATTCTTCAAAAGGCAATCAATAATATTCGTGGTGGTGTGAAAATAGCGGATATTGGGCATCTAATCGAAACTGAGGCTAAAAAAAGAGGGTATAAAGTCATCAAGAACCTTGGGGGACATGGTGTAGGAAAAAGTCTGCACGAGGAGCCCGACGAACTGCTTAACTATAAAAACCGCTTCGACCAACGAAGATTTCGAAAAAATACCGTTGTTGCTATTGAAACCTTTATTTCAACGACCTCCACATACGCAACCGAACTCAACGATGGCTGGACAATGGTTGGGGACAAGGGTGGATTCATGGCACAACACGAACATACGATTCTCGTTACCGATGGCTATCCCGTTATATTAACTGCACAGAATGCAATTTACTAACCAGTCATAAGAAGATACTTAGAGGTCTTTTCGAGCAAATTATTGAAAGCTATCGAAAAGACCTATTTTCTTTAAACAAGACTCCAAACTTGTGGTATAGTACATCAACCCTTTACATCAGGATAGAGGTTGTTAAAATAATTAAGGGGCCTCTCATAACGAGAAAACCCCCAAATAATATATTTTTATGGCTAAATAATCTTTGTCAAACCCAAAGATTAATCTCACTGGATAACTGACTACAGCAGTAAAAATAGCTTATTCTTCTCAGCAAAAAAGTGATGAAAATCATTTTTCATAAAAATTTTATTCTCCTATTCAAAATTCAGCTTCACTCGTCTTCACATGCCCCTCAACTATTGTCTTTTAACTGTTTTGAAAACTATTTTGAAAAACACCAAACATTAGAAAACCTTTGTTCCAAACTCTTCGCTTCCAACCCTTAATCCTTGCTCAGCTGCCTGAATAAACATGTGGGATAAAACGCTACGATAATATTTGTATTTAGGCTGATTTAACTTATAAAGTTTAGTATTTTTGATCGATTAAAGTAATCTAGATTGAGAACAATAAAATTCCATAAGGGAGAATGCGGTGTTGACTTCTTGTTGAATGTCCTCAACGAAATAGAAACGGATTATACACATCAAGAAACTTACCATAAAGACTTTTTTGAAATTCTATTTTTCAAAAAAGCGAAAGGCAGATTGATATTGGGGCAAGAGATCCTCTCCTTGTCCGACAATTCAATTATCTTTATTTCAGCTTTTCAGAAACATACCTGGGAACTGGATCCTGAACACCTTGAGTTTACAACATTGATTTTTCAGGAAGACTTTTTGAATGATTTCTTTTCGGATAAATTATTCACATACAAACTATTATATTTCTACCAGCTTAGTTATGTACCCCAGATTATAGCAGATGACACACATATGTCAAAATTCTTAGGTCTTCTCGCCGAAATTAAACTTGAACTCATGGAAACCCAAGCAGATAGTGTCCATATTATTCGTTCTTTACTTTATTACCTATTGCAAACTTTAAACCGAAAATATGCACGCTTAAATATGCTTCCGAACCAAAAAGCGGAAAATAACTTCGCCTATCAATTCAAAGAACTTATGGAACAGTTCATTCGGGAGAAACAACGGGTAAACGAATATGCGACACTTATGGGAATAAGTAGGATTACACTAAATCAGGCCGTTAAGGCACAGTTTAATACCACAGCAGCCCACTTACTTCGACAACGGTTACTATTCGAGATTCAGGATCTGCTGATCCACTCTGACCGTTCCGTTAATCAAATTTCTTTTGACCTAAACTTTTCAGAACCCAATCATTTAATGCGTTTTTTCAAAACTCAAACTGGAAAAACCATCAGTGCATTTATTCAGGAATTCAAATAAATGTTGAATTATCTATACAAATTGTCGCTATGGAAATCGGGCCATGCAGATCGGCCTCCCCATGGCCCGATTTCCCTATAAATCAATAGAGTTCCAAGTACGTCTTGGTATCCTGAACCTGCGCATAAAAGAACGCCAAAGCAGCAAGAAAGGCATGCTGAACATCCAGTGCAGCAACTACGGAACCATTAATCTCAAGATCGCGCGTTGCACAGGCATCAGCAATTACAGTACATGAAAAACCTAAATCGACAGCGGCACGTACCGTAGCGTCGATACACATATGGGTCATCATGCCTACGACAACAAGTTTCTCGACCTTATTGCTGCGAAGATAATCCAATAATTCTGTCTCTCTAAAGCTGTTGGGAAAATGTTTACGTATTACTAGCTCGTTTGGCATTGGACTCACGCTTTCATGAATTTCGGCAGCTCTTGTGCCACCAATAAAGAATGGCATTGCTTTTGGATCTGAGGAAATATGTTGGATATGAACCACAGGTAATTTTTCTCGCCTAAATTGGTCGATCACTCTTCTGGCGTTCATCCCTGCCTTTAAGGGATCCACAAGTTCCATTCCGCCATCTTCAAAATACTCGTTTTGAATATCAATGACTATTAATGCGCTATTTCTCATCTATTATGAATTAAGTTTAATACAAAATTAAGCTGGATTTAGCGGCGATGACCTACCAATAAATCACCAAATACTACCATTTTGATAAGAGCGATAAGACGGGATGGATAGAAAGTTATGTAATGTTTTACATAATTTCGATCAAAAAATCACCAACAAAAGCTAACTTCGCTGCATATACACGTCACATACAGGTGATAAATCGTAATAATAGATATCATGGCATTGAAAGAATTACAACACAGCAAAATATATGGCTCAGATAACGGTGGCACTCCATTAATTGTCCTGCATGGGCTTTTTGGCATGGCAGACAACTGGGGATCCTTTGGTCGTAGTTTTGGCGAGAAAAGACAGGTACATCTACTCGATCTTCGTAATCACGGACGAAGTTTCCATAGTGAAGATATGTCGGTGGAAGTTATGGTAGACGATCTGCTATCCTATATTGCATCCATTGGAGCAGATAAAGTATTGCTATTGGGCCACTCTTTAGGCGGAAAAGTAGCGATGCAATTTGCTATTGACCATCCTGAAAAGATTGAAAAACTGATCATCGCTGATATAGCCCCGAAAGCTTATCCTCCACATCATGAAGACATATTCGACGCGCTATCTGCTGTAGATATTACAACGCTAGAAAACAGGAAAGATGTACAAGTAAAGATTGAACACTACTTGAGTGATCCGGGTGTTATCCAATTTTTATTGAAAAATGTATATATCAGAGAAGATCGAAAATTAGATTGGCGCTTTAATCTGGATGTTTTAAAAAATAAATATACGGAGTTTATTACTGTCGGGGTAAAATCAGGAATATTCAACGGCCCCACATTATTTCTACCAGGAGAAAAATCAAGATATATATTACCTGAAGATAAGATTAAGATCATGGAACAATTTCCAAATGCCGTATTTAAAACAATTCCTAATGCTGGTCACTGGGTTCAAGCTGAAAATCCACAGGCATTCGACGCATTCGTTGCCGAGTTTTTAGATCGATAAAAATGAGATACATTGAATGTCTACTCCGACTTGCTGGTCCTTAAAACCTCTCGTAAGATGTAGACATTCAAGACTATTATTTCAACGCCTTTGCGTAGGTCTTTATTGCACGATCACGGGCAATCTGATGGTCAACAATAGGCTCACAATAGGCTGGAGTACCTAATTCAGGAACCCATTTTTTTATATATTCCTGATTTTTATCGAACTTCTCAGCCTGTAGCGTCGGATTAAAAACCCTGAAATACGGGGCTGCGTCACAGCCACTGCCCGCGGCCCATTGCCAGTTACCATTGTTGGCCGACAGATCATAATCATTTAATTTTTGCGCAAAGTAGGCCTCTCCCCATCTCCAGTCAATCAAAAGGTGTTTACAAAGAAAACTGGCTACGACCATTCGTACGCGATTGTGCATATAACCGGAAGTATTCAATTGGCGCATACCCGCATCTACTAAAGGATATCCGGTCTGTCCTTCACACCATTGCTGGAATTCTACCTCATCGTTCCGCCATTGTATGGCGTCGTATTGCTTTCTAAAGGATTCGGTAACAACATGCGGATAGTGATAGAGAATCTGCATAAAAAATTCACGCCAGATCAATTCAGACAACCAGGTCGCATTGTGTTTTAAAGCAAAGGTAACACACCGACGTACACTGATTGTTCCAAAACGAAGTGCTATCCCCAAATGAGTAGTGCCCATTAACGCTGGATAATCGCGGGTTTTATCATAGTAATCAATGATAGTAGCATCCAGGTGTGGTTCTTTAAAGCTAAGATCGGTCTCTAAAAAACCTAAGTTCTCCAAAGAAATGATCTGCTGATGCTTTTGCTGAACGAAGGATTCCATTGCGTAGGTATAGGAACGATGGTCCTCAGGACGTAATTTCTCACGCCATTTTTTTGCATAAGGCGTATAAACCGTATATGGTGTCCCATCATTCTTTAAGATATCTGCTTTATCAAAAATAACCTGATCTTTCACAGCTTTGAAGGGAATTCCCTTAGCTTGAAAGAACTCAAAAATTTCTTTGTCCCGCGCAATTGCCATTGGCTCATAGTCCCGATTACAATAGACGCCCTGCACATCAAATTTTTCAACCAAGTTCCTGTAGATAGCGATAGGTTTACCATAGAACGTATTCAACGTTGCACCACTTTCCCCTAGTATAGTATTGATACGGGTTAAAGCCTGATGGATGTAATGAAGACGTCGATCCCTTTTATCCTGCAATTGCATCAAAATTTCCTCGTCAAATATAAATATAGGTAGTACCGGATAACCCAAAGCCAGCGCGCGAGCAAGCCCGGCATTATCATCCAGCCGTAAATCACGACGAAACCAAAACACAATAATTTTATTTTTTTCCATAAAAACGACCAATATTTACCATCATTACCCATGTTAACAATTTTAAAGGGTAAAAGGTTAACTCAACAATTAGGTAAAAATACCTCTATAAACAGACTGAACCATCAAAGGTACTTGAAATTCCCCTTGATGGTTCAGCATTGAATAATTTTATTGTGTTAGTTTTTCAAACTTGCCATGTCAATAACAAACCGGTATTTAACATCACTTTTCAATAGTCTATCATAAGCATGATTGATATCCTGCATTTTAATCAGCTCTATGTCGGATATAATATTGTGTTTACCACAAAAATCAAGCATCTCCTGTGTTTCGGCTATCCCCCCGATCATCGAACCTGAAAAACTCTTACGTGTTGGAATCAGGCTAAAAGGAGCCACAGGAAGTGGATGCTCCGGAGCACCAACAAGAGTCAGGGAACCATCTCGTTTCAATAAACTTAAATAGGCATTGATGTCATGCTGTGCCGAAACACAATCTAAAATGAAATGTAAAGTTCCCGCATGCGCTTTCATTTGTTCTGCATCAGTTGACAAGATCACTTCATCGGCACCTAAACGTTTGGCGTCATCCACTTTAGACGCAGACGTTGTAATGACAACAACTTGTGCTCCCATTGCTTTCGCTATTTTTACCCCCATGTGTCCCAAGCCGCCGATACCTACGATACCTACTTTTTTTCCTGGTCCCACATTCCAATGCCTCAAAGGTGAATAAGTGGTAATTCCAGCACATAATAAAGGCGCTGTTGCTGCAAGATCCAAATTTTCAGGAATGTGGAGCACAAAATCCTGGTCTACTACAACGCGTTCGGAATAACCGCCGAATGTCTGTTTATTAAGGTGCTTATCGTGTCCATTGTAGGTTTGAATATTTCCATTTTCACAATATTGTTCCAGTCCTTCCTTACAACTTTCACATTCGCGACAACTATCTACCATACAGCCTACACCAGCCAAATCGCCGACTTTAAACTTGGTTACCGCTGAGCCAACTTGAGTAATTCGCCCCACAATTTCATGGCCGGGTACATTCGGATAAACGGTCCCACCCCATTCGTTTCGCGCTGTATGTAAATCCGAATGGCAAACTCCACAAAATAAGATATCAATCTCGACATCTTTCTCCGTCACTTCGCGACGTTCAATATCCATCTGTTTTAGATCGGCCGTTGGTGCACTTGTTCCAAAAGCTCTAATTGAAAATGTACTCATACTTGATAAAATTGTTGTTTTCTGTTTTAAATGACTGCATAAAATTCCTATGTACAACACAGATTCCATCCGCACGATAAAATTAACCAATGGATGGAAAAAATGTTTTGAAGAAACGATAACAAAAGTAAAAAGCAACTTTCAGAATTATGTTGCCATAAAGCTCAAGTTGCTGTTTCTTTACGGCTCATCGCATCATGCTTGAACATCTGTGATAAGCTAAGCTTTGTAAACCGCACGGGTTCGTCAGGATTTTCTACCTGTTCAAACGAACTAATCAGCATCTTCTACCTGTACAGACGGATTAATCAGTATCTTCTACCTGTACAAATTGCATTGCCAACCCCTGTTTCTGGCAGATGTTCAGAATAGAAAATTCCAATCGGGTACTAATCCGCAGGACAAGCAAAAATTGCTGATCATCCAACAATAAATCAATATTTTTTATCTCCGGGAAACTCTGATAGAGAAAATGATAAATCTCGCTGGCTTTCCACTTCAGCTTACGAGATAAAGAATAAACAACTTTATACATATTTAGATTATTTCAAAATTTTAACGGCAATTTGTTGTAATTGGTGGTTCAAAAAAGGCATCTGTTTCAGTTCCTCAAAATCTCGGGCTAGTCGAACCCTTTTATTTTCATTTTCCAGCGCAAGAGCTAGGCTATCCAAGCGCTCCACATCATTGTGTATCAACAAATAACAATCGATATCGGGATCCAGTACCCCCATCATTTCAGGGCGGATCGTTTCCTCTGTCTCCACCATGACCAAAACGCATCTTTCTGATGCAAAGCTATCCACCGACTTGCCTACTTTCGCATTTAACACCATAGTTGTCATCCTGTTTATTGTCTGTATAAAAAGAATCGATCAATCAAAATAGACATATTTTGTATTTTTGTCGAAACCACCTCCTAAAAAAAGAACGATATACGTCCCTACTATTTACAATAACTTATTCTCGTTATCCTGTCGAATGGCTAGCGCAGCCCCTTAACACATATACTTGTCAACCAGGAAAGCCTCGCTTCAAAATCCGGAAAACGATCAAAAAGTAAAACTTCCTGCTCAAAACAACGTGATGTTGTCACTAACATTTCCGATAAAAACAGGATATCCTTTTCCTCCAAGGCCTGAATTTCTTCTTTCCTA
The Sphingobacterium multivorum genome window above contains:
- a CDS encoding NAD(P)H-dependent oxidoreductase is translated as MALLDTLEWRYATKKYDPTKKVAQEDLDKILEAARMAPSSSGLQQFRVIVITNQELKEKIVPVAWGQQIVADSSHLLVFAGWDRYTDERIDKTFDKMNTLRGLPLDTTDEYKNRLKGQLASFTEEQQAAHAAKQAYIAFGLAIAQAAELGVDATPMEGFSNAELDELLGLDKLGLKSAVMLPLGYRMEEQDWLLKLKKFRLPKEEFLIELA
- the map gene encoding type I methionyl aminopeptidase, which produces MSITNETELTGIQKASDAVAITLKAMIEHAQVGMSTKELDEYGAEILKSMGAKSAPALTYGFPGYTCISINNEFCHGIPTAERILQEGDLINIDVSAELDGYWADNGCSFVIGKDIFEHEKLVNASKEILQKAINNIRGGVKIADIGHLIETEAKKRGYKVIKNLGGHGVGKSLHEEPDELLNYKNRFDQRRFRKNTVVAIETFISTTSTYATELNDGWTMVGDKGGFMAQHEHTILVTDGYPVILTAQNAIY
- a CDS encoding helix-turn-helix domain-containing protein, translating into MRTIKFHKGECGVDFLLNVLNEIETDYTHQETYHKDFFEILFFKKAKGRLILGQEILSLSDNSIIFISAFQKHTWELDPEHLEFTTLIFQEDFLNDFFSDKLFTYKLLYFYQLSYVPQIIADDTHMSKFLGLLAEIKLELMETQADSVHIIRSLLYYLLQTLNRKYARLNMLPNQKAENNFAYQFKELMEQFIREKQRVNEYATLMGISRITLNQAVKAQFNTTAAHLLRQRLLFEIQDLLIHSDRSVNQISFDLNFSEPNHLMRFFKTQTGKTISAFIQEFK
- a CDS encoding cysteine hydrolase family protein — its product is MRNSALIVIDIQNEYFEDGGMELVDPLKAGMNARRVIDQFRREKLPVVHIQHISSDPKAMPFFIGGTRAAEIHESVSPMPNELVIRKHFPNSFRETELLDYLRSNKVEKLVVVGMMTHMCIDATVRAAVDLGFSCTVIADACATRDLEINGSVVAALDVQHAFLAALAFFYAQVQDTKTYLELY
- a CDS encoding alpha/beta fold hydrolase, with amino-acid sequence MALKELQHSKIYGSDNGGTPLIVLHGLFGMADNWGSFGRSFGEKRQVHLLDLRNHGRSFHSEDMSVEVMVDDLLSYIASIGADKVLLLGHSLGGKVAMQFAIDHPEKIEKLIIADIAPKAYPPHHEDIFDALSAVDITTLENRKDVQVKIEHYLSDPGVIQFLLKNVYIREDRKLDWRFNLDVLKNKYTEFITVGVKSGIFNGPTLFLPGEKSRYILPEDKIKIMEQFPNAVFKTIPNAGHWVQAENPQAFDAFVAEFLDR
- a CDS encoding cryptochrome/photolyase family protein, translating into MEKNKIIVFWFRRDLRLDDNAGLARALALGYPVLPIFIFDEEILMQLQDKRDRRLHYIHQALTRINTILGESGATLNTFYGKPIAIYRNLVEKFDVQGVYCNRDYEPMAIARDKEIFEFFQAKGIPFKAVKDQVIFDKADILKNDGTPYTVYTPYAKKWREKLRPEDHRSYTYAMESFVQQKHQQIISLENLGFLETDLSFKEPHLDATIIDYYDKTRDYPALMGTTHLGIALRFGTISVRRCVTFALKHNATWLSELIWREFFMQILYHYPHVVTESFRKQYDAIQWRNDEVEFQQWCEGQTGYPLVDAGMRQLNTSGYMHNRVRMVVASFLCKHLLIDWRWGEAYFAQKLNDYDLSANNGNWQWAAGSGCDAAPYFRVFNPTLQAEKFDKNQEYIKKWVPELGTPAYCEPIVDHQIARDRAIKTYAKALK
- a CDS encoding NAD(P)-dependent alcohol dehydrogenase; this translates as MSTFSIRAFGTSAPTADLKQMDIERREVTEKDVEIDILFCGVCHSDLHTARNEWGGTVYPNVPGHEIVGRITQVGSAVTKFKVGDLAGVGCMVDSCRECESCKEGLEQYCENGNIQTYNGHDKHLNKQTFGGYSERVVVDQDFVLHIPENLDLAATAPLLCAGITTYSPLRHWNVGPGKKVGIVGIGGLGHMGVKIAKAMGAQVVVITTSASKVDDAKRLGADEVILSTDAEQMKAHAGTLHFILDCVSAQHDINAYLSLLKRDGSLTLVGAPEHPLPVAPFSLIPTRKSFSGSMIGGIAETQEMLDFCGKHNIISDIELIKMQDINHAYDRLLKSDVKYRFVIDMASLKN